GGAATTTTCCCAATAACAAAACTAAGAACTGCACTATTTTTATCTGCGCAAGTTCCAGGAATTCATGTTCCACAAGATTGGGTTGATAAACTTGAACTTGCAAATCAAATATCTGAAGAAGAAGAGTATAAAGTAGGTATGCAATTAAGTAAAGATCTTTTTTACGAGATTAAAAAACTTCATCCAAAAATTCATTTAATGACTGCAAACAAATTTGATTTAGCAGATGAGATTTTAGCTTGAAACTAGCAAGTATTGATATTGGGCTAAAAAGAATTGGTGTTGCAATTAATATTGCTTCTGATATTGTGACACCACAAAATGCCATTTTAAGAAAAAACAGAAATCAAGCAGCAAATGAAGTGAAAGCTTTTTTAAAAGAGTGGGAGATAGATAAGTTAATTGTAGGTTTTCCAAGCGCAAGTGAAGAAATGCAAAGAAGAATAAAGCACTTTGTAACTCTTCTTGATATTGATATTCCTATTGAGTATTGTGAAGAGAATATGAGCTCAATTGAAGCTGAGGATATGATGAAAGGTCAAATAAAATACAAAAGAGATGGAAGAGTAGACTCCCTTGCAGCAAAAATCATATTAGAAAGATATTTGAATAAATAACTTATTTATCTATATATTTTTTTCTAATTTCATCAAATTCATCAAAATTTTCAAAAAAGATATCGACTAATAAAGGGTCAAAATGTTTGCCCCTTTGTTCTTTAAATAACTTAAATATCTCATCTAAAGACCAAGCATCTTTATATACTCGTTTACTTCCTAATGCATCAAATACATCTGCAACTGCGGTAATTCTTCCATAAATATGAATATCTTTACCTTTTAATTTTCTAGGATAACCTGTACCATCCCATTTTTCATGATGTTCATAAGCAACGATTGCAGCGGTTTTGAGTATTTTTTTATCTGAATTTTTAAGCATATTAAATCCCAGCTTTGAGTGCGTTTTCATAATTGAAAACTCTTTAGGTGTTAATTTTCCAGGTTTATTTAAAATCTCATCTTTAATACCCACTTTTCCTATATCATGCATGGGACTAGCAAGTTTTAAAAGCTCTGCTTCTTCTTTACTTAAACCATATTTCAAAGCTAAAATCTCAGAATATAAAGCAACTCTTTTTACATGATTTCCTGTTTCGTTACTTCTTGTTTCTCCAATAGCTCCCATAGTATACACAATATCTTTTTGGGTATTTATAATCTCTTCTTCTGCTTTTACAACTTCTGTGATATCTGTAGCATAAGCTAAAATATAATTTATTTTAGAAACACCTTGAAGATTAATTAAAAAATACTTCCCAGTTTCAGTTTTATATTTTATATCAACTGATTTATTTTCTTTTATTATTGTTATAGGTTCATCTTTGAAAAATTTTAATAAATCATCTAAACCAAGCTCTTTTTTTGCAGGATTGTTTCTAAAAACAATATTCCCAATTTTATCTAACATCAAAATAGGATTTGGATTATATTTTGGAAGATATTTTAAATAAAGAGATTCTAAAACAATCTTTTTGTTTAAATTAAAAACTCTATAAAAAGTACAATATCTAATAACTCCTGTATATGCAAAAATAACAGAAAATATAAGTATCCCATTCCAATTATTTATTAAAGATAAAATAAATAATACAACTCCTACGAGAATTCTTAAATAACTCTCAGTTGTACTCATATTACAAATACGATTAGAATTATATGCTTTTAAACTATTTTTTAATGTTGTTAACAACTGCAATTGCAAATCCTTCATCATGAGTTATAGAAAGGTAAGATTTTTTTATTTTAAATTTCTTTCTTATATGTTTTTTATATTTTAATTTTGGAGCACCTAATTTACTTTTTTTTATTTTTATATCATGAAAAGAACACTCTTTTCCAATACCAGTTCCCAAAGCTTTACTAGCAGCCTCTTTTGCAGCCCAAAATCCAGCAGCAGTTTCAACTTTTTTAACTAATAAAATTTCTTTATCACTTAAAAACTTTTCATAAGCTTTTATTCCAAACCTATCATGCATTTTTTTTATTCTATTTATAGAAGCTACATCAATTCCTATCATAATTAAACCTATCTTTTGTATAATACTTTTATGAATATTGTATTTAAAAAACTATTATACCTAATTGTTATGCTTATTATTATAAGCCTTATATCTTTTTTTGCTATAAATTTAGCTCCAAACTCATTTTTTGCAAGTGGAGAGCTAAATCCTAATATAACAAAAGAATCAATAGAGCAACTAAAAGCTGTTTATGGTCTAGATAAACCTTTATATTTACAATATTTTTCTTGGTTAAGTGCTATTTTGCAACTAGATTTTGGAATATCTTTTGCAAGTGGAACAATGGTAAAAAATGAAATTATTACAAGATTACCAATTACACTTATTTTAAATATAAGTTCAATGGTTCTTATTTTTGTTTTATCACTTTATCTTGGAATAAAAGCAGCTTTTAGCAAATCAAAGCTCTTTGATAAGTTTACAACACAACTTTCACTATTGAGTTTTTCTATGCCATCTTTTTATTTAGCACTTATTTTAATCTTGGTATTTTCTGTAAACTTAGAACTTTTTCCAATAGCAGGATTACATTCAGTTGCAAATGATGGAAGCTTAAATTACTACTTAGATTTTCTTTGGCATTTAATCATGCCTATATTTGTAATAGTATTTGCAGGAATTGGAAGCTTAACACTTTATGTAAGATCTCTTGTAATTGAAATATTAAAATCTGATTATATTTTTTTTGCAAAAGCAAGAGGTTTAAGTAAAAAACAACTTTTAAGATACTATATTTTACCAAATCTGTATCCACCAGTAATAACACTTCTAGGACTTTCACTTCCAGCAATTATTGGAGGAAGTGTTATTTTAGAATCAATTTTTTCTATTGATGGAATGGGACTTTTATTTTACAAAAGTGCACTTGCACATGACTATCCTGTAATTATGGGAATACTTATTATTGGTGCATTTTTAACGCTATTAGGAAATATTTTAGCTGATTTAGTTCTTTTAAAACTAAATCCAAATTATAATAATGAATAAGGAAAAAGAATTGGAAATTTTAACAACTATTGAACAATTAAGAAATATACGAAAAAATATAACTGCAAGTGTAGGACTTGTACCAACAATGGGAGCATTGCATGATGGGCATATCTCACTTATAAAAAAAGCAAGAGAAGAAAATGATATAGTAATAGTATCTATTTTTGTAAATCCAACTCAGTTTTTACCAGGAGAAGATTTAGATAAATATCCAAAAAAAGATGAAGCAGATAAAAAAATTTGTGAAATTTGCAAAGTTGATTATATTTTCATGCCTGAAATATCAACAATGTATGAAGAAGATGAAGTCTTAATAAAAGCTCCAAGTAAAAGCTATGTTTTAGAAGGTAAAACTAGACCAGGTCACTTTGATGGTGTTTTACAAGTAGTATTAAAACTATTTAACCTTACAAAACCTACAAATGCATACTTTGGCAAAAAAGATGCCCAACAATTAACACTTATTCAACAAATGGTTAAAAATCTATTTTTGGATATTAATATTGTTCCATGTGAGATTGTAAGAGAAAAAGATGGTTTAGCGCTTAGTTCTAGAAATATATATTTAAATGAAAAACAAAGAAAAGATGCACTTTTAATTTCAAAATCTTTATATCAAGCTGCATCACTAGTAGGAAAAAAAGAAAGAAAATCAAAAGTTTTAAAAGCTAAAATGTATGAAATAATGAAAGATTTAGATGTGGAATATATAGCAATTGTAAATAGAGATTTTATTCAAAGTGAAGAAATTGAATTAAAAAATACAATAATATTAGTAGTTGCAAGATTTGGGAATACAAGATTACTTGATAATATTTGGATTTAATACTTTTTAGGTGTACTTTTAAAGTACACCACTTTAAATTTTCCTATCAAAAATGACAATGAAATAGAAATTGTATTTATAGAAAAAACTTTCTAATAGCTATCTAGTTGCTCAGTTTTTTCAATTGTCTTTTCAATAGAAGCATCTAAAAGAGTTGTGGTAAAAGGTTTTACCATCCATGATGTTGCCCCAACTTGATAACCCTTTTCTTTCATTTCATCACTGCTCTCAGTTGTTAAAACTAAAATAGGTGTACTCATATAATTATATTTATTTCTTAGGTTTTCAATAAACTCAAAGCCATTCATATTTGGCATATTAATATCTGTAATAATTAAATCAAACTCTTCATCTTCACAAAGAGCTAAAGCTTCTATTCCATCTTCTGCTGATTTTGTATCAAGATAACCTAATTCAATTAACGAACTAGATAACATATCTAATATAGTTGTACTATCATCTACATATAAAATTTTTAAATTCGCTCTACTCATTTTTTATCCTCCTGTTTTTATCATTTTCTTGGGTGAATATAAGCTATACTTTTAAAAGTATACTGCTTTAAATTTCGCTATTTCTTTTTTGTTTTTATCAAAAAAACTCATAAACTCACCTTTTATTTCATATGTTTTTACATTTTGAAGTACTTTAGAAAAAGCATCTTCTGTCTTGATATTTGGACACATCATCTTAGTACTAGCTATTGCTTGAAAACTTATTGTATTTTTTTCTTTTTTATAGCTTCCAAAAAAATTATTGCAACCTAAAGATCCAACAACTTTTCCATTTTCTTGAAACTTTATATGTGGTTCTTTATTGAAAACCACTACTTTTTTATCATTTAAAATTAAAGCTTTAAAATATGTATTTGTAAATGAAACATTTGCTTTTATAGATTCATTTTGAATAGTTATATTACTACAAGCTGTAAAAAAAACAGTTACAATGAAAAATAATGAAAAAACAATTTTATTTTTCAAAATCACTCCTTTTAATTTATTTTGAAAGTGTATTATATATTATTTACCTTAAGGAGTAGGATTTATCCTTTCATTATGAAATAATTTGATTTAAAAATTAAAGCTTTTAACTCTTAATATCTCTATTTTATCTAAATGTACTAAAAAACAGTATAAACAACTTGATGATTAATATTTACAAAAAATTAAGATTATGCTAGAATTCGCAAAAAATTAAACAAAGATAAAAAATAATGAAATTTAGCGAAACAAAACCTACAAAAACTTTACACTTAGTAAGTTTAGGCTGTACTAAAAACCTTGTTGATTCAGAGGTTATGCTTGGAAAATTAAATCAATACAAATTAACAAATGACAATGATAAAGCTGATGTTATTATTGTAAATACATGTGGATTTATTGATAGTGCAAAAGAAGAGAGTATAAACACAATTTTAAATCTTCATGAACAAAGAAAAAAAGATTCAGTTTTAGTAATGGCTGGTTGTTTAAGTGAAAGATATAAAGAGGATTTACAAAAAGAGTTACCAGAAATTGATGTTTTTACAGGTGTTGGAGATTATGATAGAATTGATGAGCTAGTACAACAAAAACAATCAAACTTTAAAGATGAAGTGTTTTTAGTAAATGATACTAATGAAAGAGTAATTACAGGTTCAAACTATCACGCTTATGTAAAGCTAAGTGAGGGTTGCAACCAATCTTGTTCATTCTGTGCAATTCCTAGCTTTAAAGGGAAACTTCACTCAAGAACTTTAGAATCACTTGTAAAAGAAGTAAAATCTTTGGTAAACAAAGGCTATATTGATTTTTCTTTTGTATCTCAAGACTCTTCATCATTTCTAAGAGACTTAGGTTATAAAGATGGACTTATTTCACTAATTAATGAAATTGAAAAAATCAAGGGTGTAAAAACAGCTAGAATATTATATTTATATCCATCAACTACATCATTAGAGTTAATTGACAAAATTGCAGATTCAAAAATATTTGTAAACTACTTTGATATGCCTTTACAACATATCAGTGCTTCTATGCTAAAGATTATGAAAAGAGGAAAAGGTGTTGAGAAATTAAGAGAACTTATGTCTCATATGAAATCAAAGCCAAACTCTTTTGTAAGAACAACTTTTATAGCAGGTCACCCAGGAGAAACACAAGAAGATTTTCAAGAGCTTTGTGATTATGTTGAAGAGTTTAAGTTTGATAGAGCAAATGTATTTTCTTATTCAGATGAAGAGGGAACAACAGCTTGCAAAAGCAATGAAAAGATCGAACAAGATCTTATTGATTCAAGAGCACAAGAGTTAGGAGAGATTATCACAAATACAACTTTTGACTCCCTTGAAAAGGAAATAGGAAAAGAGTTTGAAGTTTATGTAGATGGAGAAAGTGATGAGCACGAATATCTATTAAGTGCAAGAAAAACAATTTGGGCTCCTGATATTGATGGAGAAGTATTCATAAATGACAACGAGCTAGAAGAACAAATAGAGTTTGGAAAAATTTATAAAGTTAAAGCAACACAACTTGCAGGTGATAAAATTCTAGCAACAGTAGTAGAAAAATGCAATTAAATTTATCTGAGTTAACATCAAAGAAAAATTTACTAGCATTTTCAGCTGGTGTTGACTCTACTGCTTTGTTTTTTCTTTTACTAAAAGATGAAATAAAGTTTGATATTGCAATTGTGAACTATAACTTAAGAGAAGAATCAAAAGAAGAATTAGAGTATGCAAAGAGTTTAGCAAAAAAATATGATAAACAAATATTCATAAAAGAAGTTACATTAACAGGAAGCAATATTGAAAAAAATGCAAGGGATATAAGATACAACTTCTTTGAAGAAATTATCACGGAAAACGACTATGATAATCTAATTACTGCACATCAACTAAATGATAAATTAGAATGGTTCTTAATGCAACTTTCAAAAGGAGCTGGTTTAGTAGAGCTTCTTGGATTACAAGAGTATATAGATAAAGAAAACTACAAGATTATAAGACCACTTCTTCATACTTCAAAACAAAAACTTGAAGAGTTTTTAAAAGAAAATAGTATCAAATACTTTGTCGATAAATCAAACTTTGAAGATAAATATAGAAGAAACTACTTTAGACACGAATTTTCAAATAGATTTTTAAGTGAGTTTGAAAATGGTGTCTCAAAAAGCTTTGATTTTTTACAAAAAGATTTAAAATCTTTAAATATAAATTATACTCCTATATTTAAAGAGAAAAGTCTTACTATTTTTAAAAACTTACATGATGAAAATCTAAATATTAAAGTAATTGATAAGCACTTAAAAAAAGAGGGTTTTTTACTATCAAAGGCTCAAAGAGATGAGATATTAAAACAACAACAAACAGTAATATCAAATCAAGTTTCAGTATGTATTAGTGATGAGTTTATTTGGATTTGTCCATATGTTATAAAAACTATGAATAAGAAATTTAAAGAATTTTGTAGAATAAACAAAATACCAAAATTAGCAAGAGCCTATATTTTTAATAGAAAAATAGATGAAAAAGAGATTGTTAAAACTATTTATTCTTAGCGAACTCTTTTAACTTTTGAGTCTGTTTTAATTCATCTTGTGTCTCTTTTCTATACTCTTTTAAAAAATCTATATTTTTAAAAAAAAGTTCTGAAAGTTTTTCTAAATCTTCCAGTGGCAAATCAAAGTCAGTAATTTTATAAGAAGTTAAATAATCCTTGTTCCATCTTACTAAAGCTTGAGCTTTATCATAAGAATCAAGTGAGTCAATATAAACTAACTCACTTAAGGCTTTTAAAGACCAGTCTCGTCTTTCCATGCGTCAATCAAACCTTGAGTTACTTTCATAACCTGGTTTACAGAATTAACATTATCATCAATCCCTGCTGAAAATAATGTTTCTATTTGATATAAATACAATCCATCTAAGTAGTATGCAACGTCACCACCATCAAAATCCAATACATTTCTTAACTCATCAAAAATTGCTATTGATTTATTTATGTATGTAAATTTTTGTTCTATATCTTCATTTTCCATTGCACTTCTTACAAAAGATAAATATTTTAATAATCCCTCATAAAGTTTAAGTATTAATACATAAGGATCATCTGATATAGCACTTTGTTGTTGGTATGCTTCAATTCCCATTAAGTAACTCCAAAAGTCTAGTTCTTTGATATTTTAGTATATTATATATTAACTTAAAAGAAGTTATGAATAATTAATAGGTAAAATTTTTACCTATTAATTTTGAGATGTAGATTGAAGTATCATTTGCTTTAGTCCTGCAAAAGAAGCTTCCATTTGATTTATAATTGCACCATACTCAGCAAATTGTAATGCTAATTGATTATATTTGCTATCCAAGCTTTTAACTGCTTTATCTTTATCTTCTGTTAAAGTTTCTTTTCTATCTGTAAGATAAGTATCATATCTTCCAACTAATCCCGTTGATAGTGTTGAATCAGTTAAATACTCTTTTAATTGAGTTCCTAAGCCTTTAGCTTCTGCTTTACCAATAAATAACTCTCTTAATCCCTCAAAGTCATTATCAATTGCATCTTGAAATTTTGCTGTATCTACAGCTAGTCTTCCTTCTTTATCAACTTCAAAACCATAATTAAAAAGTGATTTATCATCACCAGTTCCATATGTCCCAAAAATCTTATCTTTAATTCCTGTTTGAAGAGCTCTTAAAGCAGATTTATCTGAAATTGGAGTATCTTGGTTTGCAAGTTCATCATCTATCATTGTTACAAACTCATTATACTTTGCAACAAAATCTGTTATTTGCGTATTAATTTGTGCTGTATCATCATTTACATTAATTGATGATTCTCCAAGTTTTAAAGCAGTAATTTTTAGCCCACCATCAACTGATAAGTTATTTGTTGCTGTTTCATAATCAATTCCATCAACAGTTGCTTTCATATTTTTTGCTTCTAATATATGATT
The window above is part of the Malaciobacter marinus genome. Proteins encoded here:
- the tilS gene encoding tRNA lysidine(34) synthetase TilS; translation: MQLNLSELTSKKNLLAFSAGVDSTALFFLLLKDEIKFDIAIVNYNLREESKEELEYAKSLAKKYDKQIFIKEVTLTGSNIEKNARDIRYNFFEEIITENDYDNLITAHQLNDKLEWFLMQLSKGAGLVELLGLQEYIDKENYKIIRPLLHTSKQKLEEFLKENSIKYFVDKSNFEDKYRRNYFRHEFSNRFLSEFENGVSKSFDFLQKDLKSLNINYTPIFKEKSLTIFKNLHDENLNIKVIDKHLKKEGFLLSKAQRDEILKQQQTVISNQVSVCISDEFIWICPYVIKTMNKKFKEFCRINKIPKLARAYIFNRKIDEKEIVKTIYS
- the ruvX gene encoding Holliday junction resolvase RuvX: MKLASIDIGLKRIGVAINIASDIVTPQNAILRKNRNQAANEVKAFLKEWEIDKLIVGFPSASEEMQRRIKHFVTLLDIDIPIEYCEENMSSIEAEDMMKGQIKYKRDGRVDSLAAKIILERYLNK
- the acpS gene encoding holo-ACP synthase, with translation MIGIDVASINRIKKMHDRFGIKAYEKFLSDKEILLVKKVETAAGFWAAKEAASKALGTGIGKECSFHDIKIKKSKLGAPKLKYKKHIRKKFKIKKSYLSITHDEGFAIAVVNNIKK
- a CDS encoding HD domain-containing phosphohydrolase; the protein is MQLLTTLKNSLKAYNSNRICNMSTTESYLRILVGVVLFILSLINNWNGILIFSVIFAYTGVIRYCTFYRVFNLNKKIVLESLYLKYLPKYNPNPILMLDKIGNIVFRNNPAKKELGLDDLLKFFKDEPITIIKENKSVDIKYKTETGKYFLINLQGVSKINYILAYATDITEVVKAEEEIINTQKDIVYTMGAIGETRSNETGNHVKRVALYSEILALKYGLSKEEAELLKLASPMHDIGKVGIKDEILNKPGKLTPKEFSIMKTHSKLGFNMLKNSDKKILKTAAIVAYEHHEKWDGTGYPRKLKGKDIHIYGRITAVADVFDALGSKRVYKDAWSLDEIFKLFKEQRGKHFDPLLVDIFFENFDEFDEIRKKYIDK
- the rimO gene encoding 30S ribosomal protein S12 methylthiotransferase RimO is translated as MKFSETKPTKTLHLVSLGCTKNLVDSEVMLGKLNQYKLTNDNDKADVIIVNTCGFIDSAKEESINTILNLHEQRKKDSVLVMAGCLSERYKEDLQKELPEIDVFTGVGDYDRIDELVQQKQSNFKDEVFLVNDTNERVITGSNYHAYVKLSEGCNQSCSFCAIPSFKGKLHSRTLESLVKEVKSLVNKGYIDFSFVSQDSSSFLRDLGYKDGLISLINEIEKIKGVKTARILYLYPSTTSLELIDKIADSKIFVNYFDMPLQHISASMLKIMKRGKGVEKLRELMSHMKSKPNSFVRTTFIAGHPGETQEDFQELCDYVEEFKFDRANVFSYSDEEGTTACKSNEKIEQDLIDSRAQELGEIITNTTFDSLEKEIGKEFEVYVDGESDEHEYLLSARKTIWAPDIDGEVFINDNELEEQIEFGKIYKVKATQLAGDKILATVVEKCN
- a CDS encoding META domain-containing protein, giving the protein MKNKIVFSLFFIVTVFFTACSNITIQNESIKANVSFTNTYFKALILNDKKVVVFNKEPHIKFQENGKVVGSLGCNNFFGSYKKEKNTISFQAIASTKMMCPNIKTEDAFSKVLQNVKTYEIKGEFMSFFDKNKKEIAKFKAVYF
- a CDS encoding response regulator produces the protein MSRANLKILYVDDSTTILDMLSSSLIELGYLDTKSAEDGIEALALCEDEEFDLIITDINMPNMNGFEFIENLRNKYNYMSTPILVLTTESSDEMKEKGYQVGATSWMVKPFTTTLLDASIEKTIEKTEQLDSY
- the fliS gene encoding flagellar export chaperone FliS, producing MGIEAYQQQSAISDDPYVLILKLYEGLLKYLSFVRSAMENEDIEQKFTYINKSIAIFDELRNVLDFDGGDVAYYLDGLYLYQIETLFSAGIDDNVNSVNQVMKVTQGLIDAWKDETGL
- the fliD gene encoding flagellar filament capping protein FliD, which codes for MAEGILGLGSGQGASLNQELIDKLKSAERKAQVEPIEKSLETWDLEKEKFGEIQTKLNELLEAVKPFDLFVSTGTDAFEQKMASTSGDSVIFDAPDASKLNNGVTTVNVTQLAQKDVFQSNNVTEAIKDAAISAGDLEITVGGVTSTFDTTDKTYDELAAEISKKEGMTASVEQVGSDSYRLVIKSGDTGLENSLSITGDASAVLGYTTDGTVENAANHILEAKNMKATVDGIDYETATNNLSVDGGLKITALKLGESSINVNDDTAQINTQITDFVAKYNEFVTMIDDELANQDTPISDKSALRALQTGIKDKIFGTYGTGDDKSLFNYGFEVDKEGRLAVDTAKFQDAIDNDFEGLRELFIGKAEAKGLGTQLKEYLTDSTLSTGLVGRYDTYLTDRKETLTEDKDKAVKSLDSKYNQLALQFAEYGAIINQMEASFAGLKQMILQSTSQN
- a CDS encoding ABC transporter permease, translating into MNIVFKKLLYLIVMLIIISLISFFAINLAPNSFFASGELNPNITKESIEQLKAVYGLDKPLYLQYFSWLSAILQLDFGISFASGTMVKNEIITRLPITLILNISSMVLIFVLSLYLGIKAAFSKSKLFDKFTTQLSLLSFSMPSFYLALILILVFSVNLELFPIAGLHSVANDGSLNYYLDFLWHLIMPIFVIVFAGIGSLTLYVRSLVIEILKSDYIFFAKARGLSKKQLLRYYILPNLYPPVITLLGLSLPAIIGGSVILESIFSIDGMGLLFYKSALAHDYPVIMGILIIGAFLTLLGNILADLVLLKLNPNYNNE
- the panC gene encoding pantoate--beta-alanine ligase produces the protein MEILTTIEQLRNIRKNITASVGLVPTMGALHDGHISLIKKAREENDIVIVSIFVNPTQFLPGEDLDKYPKKDEADKKICEICKVDYIFMPEISTMYEEDEVLIKAPSKSYVLEGKTRPGHFDGVLQVVLKLFNLTKPTNAYFGKKDAQQLTLIQQMVKNLFLDINIVPCEIVREKDGLALSSRNIYLNEKQRKDALLISKSLYQAASLVGKKERKSKVLKAKMYEIMKDLDVEYIAIVNRDFIQSEEIELKNTIILVVARFGNTRLLDNIWI